A single window of Mugil cephalus isolate CIBA_MC_2020 chromosome 1, CIBA_Mcephalus_1.1, whole genome shotgun sequence DNA harbors:
- the LOC125011830 gene encoding mitochondrial glutamate carrier 1-like, which yields MAQQQQISLPAKLINGGIAGMVGVTCVFPIDLAKTRLQNQRNGQQIYKNMMDCLIKTVKSEGYFGMYRGAAVNLTLVTPEKAIKLAANDFFRHQLSKDGARLTVFKEMLAGCCAGMCQVIITTPMEMLKIQLQDAGRLAAQQRVMPSVVATLKMAGTSAVLSRSYNTSPQVSRVSAIQITRELLRTKGVTGLYRGLGATLMRDIPFSVVYFPLFAHMHQLGQHSSEDPSVPFYWSFMSGCLAGSIAAVAVSPCDVVKTRLQSLKKGANEETYSGVVDCVRKILRKEGPGAFLKGASCRALVIAPLFGIAQVVYSVGVGEFLLGYSPYNIYSA from the exons ATGGCCCAGCAACAGCAGATAAG CCTTCCAGCCAAACTGATCAATGGAGGGATTGCAGGCATGGTTGGAGTCACCTGTGTGTTTCCAATTGACTTGGCCAAGACCCGTCTGCAGAACCAGCGCAACGGGCAGCAAATCTACAAGAACAT gATGGATTGCCTAATCAAGACAGTTAAATCTGAAGGCTACTTTGGCATGTACAGAG GTGCCGCCGTAAATCTGACCCTGGTAACCCCAGAGAAGGCTATCAAACTAGCTGCTAATGACTTCTTCCGCCACCAGCTGAGCAAAGATGG TGCTAGGTTGACAGTGTTCAAGGAGATGCTGGCGGGATGTTGCGCAGGAATGTGCCAGGTCATTATCACCACACCCATGGAGATGCTCAAGATCCAGCTGCAGGATGCAGGAAGGCTAG CGGCCCAGCAGAGGGTGATGCCTAGTGTGGTAGCAACTCTGAAGATGGCCGGGACCAGTGCTGTTCTGAGCCGTTCTTATAACACCAGCCCTCAGGTCTCGCGAGTGTCCGCCATACAGATCACCAGAGAGCTGCTGAGGACCAAAGGAGTCACAGGGCTGTACAGGGGACTTGGGGCCACATTGATGAG GGACATCCCATTCTCCGTTGTGTACTTCCCTCTTTTTGCACATATGCACCAGCTCGGCCAGCATTCATCTGAAGACCCGTCTGTGCCCTTCTATTGGTCCTTCATGTCTGGCTGCTTGGCTGGATCCATTGCCGCTGTGGCAGTCAGCCCCTGTGACG TGGTGAAGACAAGGCTACAATCACTCAAGAAAGGAGCTAATGAGGAAACCTACAGTGGTGTGGTGGACTGTGTCAG AAAGATCCTGAGAAAAGAGGGTCCCGGAGCTTTCCTCAAGGGAGCCAGTTGCCGGGCCCTGGTTATTGCCCCACTCTTTGGCATTGCCCAGGTTGTGTACTCTGTAGGAGTTGGAGAGTTCCTGTTGGGATACAGCCCTTACAATATCTACTCTGCATAA
- the LOC125011936 gene encoding follitropin subunit beta-like: protein MPLFVLKCLLLCVLMVGTVCACMLKNHTIWIEKQDCTQCVAVNTTICSGYCYTQDTNLRGRFGRTFLIQRSCVPLSLVYRAAHVPGCPLDVNPQLYYPAAHCCSCKRCDTRTHHCVQPSRISYDQCSVALGSVEKHNQPALGT, encoded by the exons ATGCCTTTGTTTGTGCTGAAATgcttgctgctgtgtgtgctgaTGGTTGGGACAGTGTGTGCCTGTATGTTGAAAAACCACACGATATGGATTGAGAAGCAAGACTGTACCCAGTGCGTGGCCGTCAACACTACCATCTGCAGTGGCTATTGCTACACACAG GACACCAATTTGAGGGGGCGCTTCGGGAGGACTTTCTTGATCCAGCGTAGCTGTGTGCCTCTCTCCCTGGTGTACCGGGCTGCTCATGTGCCCGGCTGTCCTCTGGATGTCAACCCACAACTGTACTATCCTGCCGCCCACTGCTGCAGCTGTAAGCGCtgtgacacacgcacacaccactGCGTCCAACCCAGCCGGATCTCTTACGACCAGTGCTCCGTTGCTCTCGGCAGTGTGGAGAAACACAATCAGCCTGCTCTGGGAACCTGA